The Coffea arabica cultivar ET-39 chromosome 6e, Coffea Arabica ET-39 HiFi, whole genome shotgun sequence genome contains the following window.
GACAATTACAATCCTTTGTAATGCGATGAACACCTAACGGCGGCGTCGCCCCCGTGCTGCGTACATTTGAGTCGCTATGTAGTCTCGTTTAGCTTTCCATTCCGCCAGCTCTGCAGGAGATACGTTTAATGCGAACGGCTGAGGTACTAGCCCGCCTATTTCTGGCTCTTCATTTAAGTGCACGTCTTCTGATTCAAACCGTTGAAAATGGGCATCTTCTGGTTGGTGCATTCTTAAAAAGTTGTGCAACGCACAACAAGCAATGACTATACTGATTTGAGTGCTCATATAGAAATTATCTATCGGACCCTTTAACCATTTGAATCTTTTCTTAAGCACACCAAATGTGCGCTCAATGATATTGCGAAGTTGCGAATGTCGAGTATTGAACAAGGCCTTTGCCGGAGATTCGGACCCCACGTTCTTATACGGGGGCATGAAACCTGGAGCATTCTTGTATGCCGCATCAACTAAGTAGTACTGCCCTAATTGACAAAGTTATTCTAATTAATAAACGCGATAAAAAATAGGAGTTGTGGTAATAAAGCGTAGCACATGCTTGACTTGAAATATTGGACCCATCACTTACCAGGTTGCGGCAGTGAAAAATGGGACGGATATGCTAATGCTGACTCCAACACTCGCGCATCGTGTGCACTTCCCTCCCATCCAGCATACACATAGATGAAGCGCATGTCATGATCACAAACTGCCAGAACATTCTGTGATTGCCACCCGTGCCGATTTGTATATGCCATTTGCTCGCCTGTCGGAGGACAAGCTGAGATGTGGGTGCCATCCATCGCTCCCACGGCATCCTAATAtgtgtaaaaaatatatataatcaacTTTCTAGAATCGTCTTACTACATCAAGCCAAAAATCACTTATGCTTTCCACATTACCTTGAACCATGGATAAAAATTAGTTGAGTTTGCAATTCGTGGATGAACTGCAGTCTGGTCACCCGGTCGTATTATTTCAGTTGCAAATAGACACAGGCCTCGGAGCACCTTTTTTATATTTCGATTAATCGTCTCGATGGATCGATCAAAAATAGTACCCAACACACAGTGCGTATGCTTGTGGCTGACCAACATTAAAGTCATAGCAAGCGCCTCCTGTATGGGCACGCGCTGTTGGTAATTGTGTGGAACGTACTGTCTCTCGACAAGGATATTGGACAATAGCAAGAAATTATCAACCGTGATACGCATGTTATCTATTGAGCGTCTATGATGACCGTAGAGTACGCGTTCTACCCACTGCCTATCTGTGAAGGAACCATCATGTTGCGGAAGTGGTTGATTATTATCCACGTGTGCAAGTGACGGATGCATTAACATTAACGAGGCACTGATAAGAAGTAAGGCCTCATCTTCCTCGTCTTGCCTCATGCGATTTGCATTGCGTCCTCTAGCACCACGGCGGTTGTTCCAGGCCATGATAATTGAGTATATATCTGTATATATGTTTACATAAGCGTGTTCGTATGTGTATAACCAATTTCATAAATGTGTTAATACACGTGTTAAtggaaataaattaaatatcgGGAATCTAGACATAAAATGGCTTTAAATAAGTATGTAATTGGTCAGACATGTCCCGTTagagtcttcatcatcctctCAAACCAATTAAGAGAACTAGAGTAGCTTTATGGAGTATAAATTAGTAGTATGACTTTTAAATAGAATACTTAGCAATATGACTTTTATAGCACGTATTTGGCAATATCACTTctaatataatataaatatatttataaatgtataaatatatataattataaatgaatattatataaatgtataaattaatatatttgtgatttataatttatatatttttatataaatatacatttatggatttataatacatttatgcatttaaaAGTTGGATTCGTACTACCACAAAAAGGTCTATCTCATTATCCAGCCATAGCTATAACTTCTAACTGACAC
Protein-coding sequences here:
- the LOC113696510 gene encoding uncharacterized protein — translated: MAWNNRRGARGRNANRMRQDEEDEALLLISASLMLMHPSLAHVDNNQPLPQHDGSFTDRQWVERVLYGHHRRSIDNMRITVDNFLLLSNILVERQYVPHNYQQRVPIQEALAMTLMLVSHKHTHCVLGTIFDRSIETINRNIKKVLRGLCLFATEIIRPGDQTAVHPRIANSTNFYPWFKDAVGAMDGTHISACPPTGEQMAYTNRHGWQSQNVLAVCDHDMRFIYVYAGWEGSAHDARVLESALAYPSHFSLPQPGQYYLVDAAYKNAPGFMPPYKNVGSESPAKALFNTRHSQLRNIIERTFGVLKKRFKWLKGPIDNFYMSTQISIVIACCALHNFLRMHQPEDAHFQRFESEDVHLNEEPEIGGLVPQPFALNVSPAELAEWKAKRDYIATQMYAARGRRRR